Sequence from the Clostridium saccharobutylicum DSM 13864 genome:
ATATTTAGTGTCAGACAAGAAAGTAAAATCAGCTCATAGTGAGCCTATTAGTTGATTTTACTGACGCAGTATGACGCAAAATAGGCAAGCATACTGTTCTATTATTTTTTTGCTTGTGCCTTAATGCATAATGCACAATGTAAAGATAAAATCTTAAACTAATCTTACCCATCATTGTGCATCATAATTTATACATTGTCAATGTAATTGAATTTCGTTAATTTAGTTATAATACGATTATTCTTCTAATAATCTCTTAATTAAAAACTATCAAAAGATTCATTCTGAAAGTTTAACTACTCGCTTACTTTGTTAGATTCATCATTTGAAAAATCTTGAGCATCAATCGTAGCTTTAGAATTATCTTCAGCTTTTTCATCTATTTTGTTATCGTCTGTTATATCATCTTCACTTTTAGTTAAAGTTTTATCTTCTGAACTATCTGTTGAATCATCTATAACAGCATCTAAAGCATGCTTCTTAGCTCTTTTCTCTTCTAATTCCTTAACTCTTCTTTCATGTTCAGATTTCTCTTTTTCTTTTTGTTCTTTCATTTCTGGATATTTTTCATATACTAAATCGAAGAACTCTTCTCCAAAAATTGTTTCTTTTTCTAAAAGTACTTCTGAGATTTTATCTAATAAATCTCTGTTGTCTCTAAGAATTTGTCTAGCCTTCTTATGAGCTGCTTTTATGATATTTAATGTTTCTTCGTCTAAAACAGTTGATGTTTGTTCACTACAATTTCTAACCGCTCTACCATCTAAATATCTGTTTTGTACTGACTCTAAAGCCATCATATCAAATCTATCACTCATACCATAAATTGAAACCATACTTCTAGCAGATTGTGTAGCTCTTTCTATATCATTAGAAGCTCCTGTTGAAACTAAATCAAACACTTCTTCTTCCGCAGATCTACCACCTAACATAACTGTTATTTGATTCATTAATTCTTCTTTTGATGTTAAGAATTTTTCCTCTTCTGGAAGCTGCATTGTGTATCCTAATGCACCCATAGTCCTAGGAACTATAGTGATTTTATGAACAGGATCTGCGCCTTTAAGCATTGCTGCAACAAGTGCATGACCAACTTCATGAAACGCAACAACTTCTCTTTCCTTTGGTGAAAGAATTCTATCTTTCTTTTCTTTACCTGCAATTATAACTTCAACAGCTTCTCTTAAATCTTCTTGAAGAACTTTTCTTCTTCTTCTTCTTACAGCTCTTAATGCACCTTCATTAATTATATTAGCAAGATCAGCTCCTACTGCTCCTGGAGTACTCTTAGCAATTTCAGATAAATCTACATCATCACCTAAAATTACATTTTTAGCGTGAACTCCAAGTATAGCTTCTCTTCCCTTAAAATCAGGTCTATCTACTATAACTCTTCTATCAAATCTACCTGGTCTAAGTAATGCTTTATCTAATATTTCTGGTCTGTTAGTAGCACCAAGTAAAACTACTCCCTTAGATGAATCAAATCCATCCATTTCAGAAAGTAATTGATTTAAAGTTTGTTCTCTTTCATCATTACTTTGCATTTGATTATCTCTGCTTTTACCAATAGCATCAATTTCATCTATAAATACTATACAAGGTGCCTTAGCTACTGCATCCTTAAATAATTCTCTAACTCTTGATGCTCCAACTCCTACAAACATTTCAACAAAACTTGAACCTGAAAGTGAGAAGAATGGCACCTTAGCTTCTCCAGCTACTGCCTTTGCAATAAGTGTTTTACCTGTTCCTGGAGGTCCAACAAGTAAAACTCCCTTAGGTAACTTAGCACCGATTTGAGTATATTTATCTGGACCATTTAAGAAATCTATAACTTCTTTTAAGGATTCTTTAGCTTCTTCCTGTCCTGCAACATCATCAAAAGTAACTTTTATTTCGCTTTCCATGTAAACTTTAGCATTGTTCTTGCCGATGCCCATGACACCGCCTCCGCCGCCTCCCATTTTAGAAAATAGGAATTTCCACATAAAGAATATAAGTACCATAGGAAATATCCAAGTCATTAAAATACTCATAAATGGACTTTCCTTAGGATTTTTACCTGTAAAGTCAATATTTGCGGCCTGCAACTTAGGTATTAAACTTTCATCATCTATATTTACTGTATATAATGTTTTTCCTTTATACTCTTCATTATCTTCACTTGGAGTAATAATTAAGTTTTCACTTGTTATAACAACTTTAGAAATTTCTTTATTATCAAGTAAAGTTATAAATTCATTATATGTGATTTCTTTAGTTGTAGCTGCATCCTTTGCATAATTAAATGCAATTAAAAATGCAAAAGCTATTAAGAAATATGTAATCACTACTGAAAGTGATTTTTTATTCTTATTGTTATTACCTTTATGGTTTCCCTTATTATTATCTTGCATCTAATCACCCTTCTTTCTCATTAATAGTTATTGCCACATATCTTCAGTTTTTTTATATATTTCCTCATTCCTATGTTGAGTAAGCTTTTCATCAACCTTAAAGAATTGATTTTCTTGAACGAGAATATCTCCTTCTTTAAAATCTCCTTTTATAGCTTCAGCAATAATCCTAAACATATCTCCATTTTCTTTTTCAACAATAACGTAATCTCCCTCTATTCTATCTATAATATATCTATAATTCATTTCCTTCCTCTTTTCAAATAAAAACTGAATCTAAGACCATTTTTTTAATTTAACATTAAGAATATATAGTACAGAATACTAGTCGAAGTTCTATATTAAAAATTTTAATGAATATATTAAGAAAACTAAAAACATTTTTATACTTTATTCTTAATTTTATTTTAATATACACTTTATTATTAATAATTCATATGCATAATTTATTTAATATAAGTTAATGTAAAACTCCAAAATCTGTAAACGGATAAATTTTTATTCTAGCTTTTGCATTTATATCTGATGCATCTATATATGGATTAATCCATTTTCTTGCATCGTATGAACGAATTCTATTATCTCCTAGGAAAAAGAATTTATTTTCAGGAACATCAAATACTAACTTCTTATCATTATATTCATTATTTTTTACGTAATCTTCTTTAATATCCTCTCCATTTATGTTAACAACTCCATTTGTTATCTCAATATGGTCTCCTGGCAATCCTATAGCTCTTTTTATTAGCGTTTCATTTAACTCTTTAGAGAAAAATACAATAATATCTCCTCTTTTAATCTTGCTAGTGTCATAAATTCTAGTAACCATTAATTTATCCCCAACATTTAAAGTTGGAACCATCGATTCACTTGGTATATAAACATTATAAACTAAAAACTTATTTATAAAAAACGCTATTCCAATAGCCGCAATTATAGGAACTATCCATTCTTTAAAAAATTTTAGTGCTTTTATATTCTTTTCCATTAAGTGTTCTCCCTTTAATTATTAACATTTTTACTTTAATATCTCAAAATCTTGTATTGGATAATATTTTATTCTAGCCTTTCCTTCTATATTTGATGCATCAACATATGGATTTTTCCAATGTCTTGAATCATTTGAATTAGCTCTATTATCACCCAACATGAAGTACTTTCCTTCTGGCACCTCATAAGTTCCATTAACTATTTCATTGTTTTTAACATAATCTTCTTTAAGTTGTTCTCCATTTCTAAAAACAATACCATTTTTAATTTGTATTTTATCTCCTGGAAGTCCTATTAATCTCTTAATTAAAATTTCGTTTCCAAACTCCTCTTGCTTAAATAATACAATGTCTCCATGTTGCAAAGTTTGAGGATTATGTACTCTTGTCACAATCAGCCTATCTTTAACTTGTAATTCTGGCATCATCGATCCACTTGTAATCCAAACTCCATATCCCACAAAACGCCATACTAATAATGCAATTATTGCAATAGCAGCAATATCTATTATCCATTCTTTTATTATTGACTTTTTATGTGAATTTTTATCATTTACTATCTCTTTTTCATTGATTTCTTTTGACACACTTTATGCCCCCTATGCTAATCTATTTTATATTTTTATACTATCTAAGTATACCATAATTTTAAATTATAATATTTACAAGTTGTTAATTTTTAAAAAAAGATTACGTTTATTTACGAGCATGAGAATATATGTATTTAATAAATAAAAAGATATGCACTAATTTTTATAAAAAATTAGTGCATATCTCCTTTATATATTATAATCTTGGGAAAGAATATTAATAAAAAGCTTTTTAATTGAA
This genomic interval carries:
- the lepB gene encoding signal peptidase I; translation: MEKNIKALKFFKEWIVPIIAAIGIAFFINKFLVYNVYIPSESMVPTLNVGDKLMVTRIYDTSKIKRGDIIVFFSKELNETLIKRAIGLPGDHIEITNGVVNINGEDIKEDYVKNNEYNDKKLVFDVPENKFFFLGDNRIRSYDARKWINPYIDASDINAKARIKIYPFTDFGVLH
- the ftsH gene encoding ATP-dependent zinc metalloprotease FtsH, producing MQDNNKGNHKGNNNKNKKSLSVVITYFLIAFAFLIAFNYAKDAATTKEITYNEFITLLDNKEISKVVITSENLIITPSEDNEEYKGKTLYTVNIDDESLIPKLQAANIDFTGKNPKESPFMSILMTWIFPMVLIFFMWKFLFSKMGGGGGGVMGIGKNNAKVYMESEIKVTFDDVAGQEEAKESLKEVIDFLNGPDKYTQIGAKLPKGVLLVGPPGTGKTLIAKAVAGEAKVPFFSLSGSSFVEMFVGVGASRVRELFKDAVAKAPCIVFIDEIDAIGKSRDNQMQSNDEREQTLNQLLSEMDGFDSSKGVVLLGATNRPEILDKALLRPGRFDRRVIVDRPDFKGREAILGVHAKNVILGDDVDLSEIAKSTPGAVGADLANIINEGALRAVRRRRRKVLQEDLREAVEVIIAGKEKKDRILSPKEREVVAFHEVGHALVAAMLKGADPVHKITIVPRTMGALGYTMQLPEEEKFLTSKEELMNQITVMLGGRSAEEEVFDLVSTGASNDIERATQSARSMVSIYGMSDRFDMMALESVQNRYLDGRAVRNCSEQTSTVLDEETLNIIKAAHKKARQILRDNRDLLDKISEVLLEKETIFGEEFFDLVYEKYPEMKEQKEKEKSEHERRVKELEEKRAKKHALDAVIDDSTDSSEDKTLTKSEDDITDDNKIDEKAEDNSKATIDAQDFSNDESNKVSE
- the lepB gene encoding signal peptidase I; its protein translation is MSKEINEKEIVNDKNSHKKSIIKEWIIDIAAIAIIALLVWRFVGYGVWITSGSMMPELQVKDRLIVTRVHNPQTLQHGDIVLFKQEEFGNEILIKRLIGLPGDKIQIKNGIVFRNGEQLKEDYVKNNEIVNGTYEVPEGKYFMLGDNRANSNDSRHWKNPYVDASNIEGKARIKYYPIQDFEILK
- a CDS encoding DUF3006 domain-containing protein translates to MNYRYIIDRIEGDYVIVEKENGDMFRIIAEAIKGDFKEGDILVQENQFFKVDEKLTQHRNEEIYKKTEDMWQ